One genomic region from Fictibacillus marinisediminis encodes:
- a CDS encoding HPr family phosphocarrier protein produces MKKICSKTVSITSDASKFTIQKVTDFVKISRSFQSNVFLCKNGVTLHAKKLTCLVTFFMMLRKGESFLLITEGADADSAIQQLLHQLLPSKATT; encoded by the coding sequence ATGAAAAAGATTTGTTCAAAAACCGTCTCCATTACCAGTGACGCTTCTAAATTCACCATTCAAAAGGTTACGGATTTCGTAAAAATATCCAGATCGTTTCAGTCCAACGTCTTTTTATGTAAAAACGGAGTCACCCTGCACGCGAAAAAATTAACATGCCTTGTTACGTTTTTCATGATGCTCCGAAAAGGTGAATCTTTTCTGCTGATCACCGAGGGGGCCGATGCTGATTCGGCCATCCAGCAGCTTCTTCATCAGCTTCTCCCTTCCAAAGCGACTACATAA
- a CDS encoding TVP38/TMEM64 family protein, with the protein MIRNKKRIMNYLIIFSLAGCLLYINHRYLNLTPERFRGWILSWGVWAPIVYIALYAFRPFVLFPSSVFAVTSGLAFGLYWGCLYTYLGSLSGGLMTFLAVKWIGKKSVKKEWKGNYQKIQEGIKQRGFIYVLILRLLPILNYDLVSYLTAAANVKFKDYAAATAIGIIPGTLAYTYIGASVANTGMKEILISSIIIITLIILPVVTRKRWQKKLGL; encoded by the coding sequence GTGATTCGCAATAAAAAAAGAATAATGAACTATTTAATTATATTCAGTTTGGCAGGCTGCCTTTTATATATCAACCATCGGTATTTAAATTTAACGCCGGAGCGGTTTAGAGGCTGGATTCTGTCGTGGGGAGTTTGGGCTCCAATCGTTTATATCGCTTTATATGCCTTCCGGCCGTTTGTGCTGTTTCCATCATCCGTGTTTGCAGTGACAAGCGGCTTGGCCTTCGGGTTATATTGGGGGTGTCTGTATACATACCTGGGATCCTTGTCAGGCGGACTCATGACGTTTTTAGCAGTGAAATGGATCGGCAAAAAAAGCGTAAAAAAGGAATGGAAGGGAAATTATCAGAAGATCCAGGAGGGCATCAAGCAGCGTGGATTTATTTATGTACTGATCCTCCGCCTCCTGCCGATATTGAATTATGATCTTGTGAGTTACTTGACGGCCGCGGCAAACGTCAAGTTTAAAGATTACGCGGCAGCCACGGCCATCGGAATCATACCGGGCACATTGGCATACACCTACATAGGAGCTTCAGTGGCGAATACAGGGATGAAGGAAATTTTAATTTCATCCATCATCATCATTACTTTGATTATTCTTCCGGTTGTAACAAGGAAGAGATGGCAAAAAAAACTGGGCCTCTAG
- a CDS encoding PadR family transcriptional regulator: protein MALRYALLGLLAKSEATGYELNQQFKETMIHFWTAHHTQIYRELVKMEEEELVTSQVIHQVDYPDKKVYQIEPKGYERLLKWLLSKEISQPKLKDDLLLRVSLFHLIPPDTAVAFLERAKEQHSFGLGLMKNWKDSHFPEDSFQQEDLGEYLTSEFGKRYMQNWIEWCDWAIHVIQTMNSKEK, encoded by the coding sequence ATGGCGTTGAGATATGCGCTGCTTGGATTGTTGGCCAAGAGCGAGGCAACCGGATATGAACTGAATCAGCAGTTTAAAGAAACGATGATCCACTTCTGGACAGCCCATCATACACAGATTTATCGCGAACTTGTAAAGATGGAGGAAGAGGAGCTTGTAACCTCGCAAGTGATTCATCAAGTGGACTATCCGGATAAGAAGGTATATCAAATCGAACCAAAAGGCTATGAGAGGCTGCTGAAATGGCTGCTGAGCAAGGAAATCTCACAGCCGAAACTAAAGGATGACCTGTTATTGCGTGTTTCATTGTTTCATCTTATACCTCCAGATACGGCTGTTGCTTTTTTAGAACGGGCCAAGGAACAGCATTCTTTTGGCCTGGGATTGATGAAAAACTGGAAAGACAGCCATTTTCCTGAAGACAGCTTTCAGCAGGAGGATCTGGGAGAATATTTAACATCGGAATTCGGAAAACGCTACATGCAAAACTGGATAGAATGGTGTGACTGGGCCATCCACGTTATACAAACCATGAACAGCAAGGAGAAATGA
- a CDS encoding HPr family phosphocarrier protein, translating into MRIIAKKPIYAGNASQFVQFTGSYEEAVYVKKGDKTADGKSLLGLIALSIQPGQEIEISSEANLDSLQKKLLASELFAEAE; encoded by the coding sequence TTGAGAATTATTGCGAAAAAACCAATCTATGCCGGAAACGCAAGCCAATTCGTCCAGTTCACGGGAAGTTATGAAGAAGCCGTGTATGTTAAAAAAGGAGATAAGACAGCCGACGGAAAAAGCCTGCTCGGTCTTATCGCATTATCCATACAGCCAGGGCAAGAAATCGAAATTTCAAGCGAAGCGAATCTTGACTCCCTGCAGAAAAAATTATTGGCCTCTGAACTGTTTGCTGAGGCCGAATAA
- a CDS encoding iron-sulfur cluster biosynthesis family protein: MKLEWTERAIEKIKSKIQEGGRILLKYDTEGCGCVVSGVAALWIVEEEPEGTVQLETNFLPVYMEKNKMVFFDEQMTIDFKKEQHTFQLKSPNQMLNPHLRLENKIKKGKDA; encoded by the coding sequence ATGAAACTGGAATGGACGGAAAGAGCGATTGAAAAGATAAAGAGTAAGATACAGGAAGGCGGCCGCATTCTGCTGAAATATGATACGGAAGGCTGCGGCTGTGTGGTCAGCGGGGTAGCTGCACTTTGGATTGTGGAAGAAGAACCTGAGGGCACGGTACAGCTTGAAACAAACTTCCTGCCCGTTTATATGGAGAAAAATAAGATGGTGTTCTTTGATGAACAGATGACCATTGATTTTAAAAAGGAACAGCATACGTTTCAGCTGAAAAGCCCAAATCAGATGCTCAATCCGCATCTTAGGCTCGAAAATAAAATAAAAAAAGGAAAAGACGCCTAA
- a CDS encoding hydroxymethylglutaryl-CoA lyase has product MELPQRVTIIEVGPRDGLQNEKQLVPAEDKIRFIHKLKSSGIQEMELTSFVSPKWVPQMGDAEQVIEHCTDDSTRNIVLVPNGKGVERLLSSGCKNAAFFVGVSDTFNRKNINKSTRESMDELAPLIRDLKRKGFFVRACISTAFYCPYEGKMDEQAVLKLCEEFSDLGVDELSVADTIGLANPQEVYDLFALLKHHLPSALLIAAHFHDTRGMALANIFSALQAGVDRFDTSAGGLGGCPFAPGATGNVATEDTVYMLNRMGISTGIQLDLLLEAVEFISPFVSRGLQSRQYLLSKQEKTPR; this is encoded by the coding sequence ATGGAACTACCCCAAAGAGTCACCATCATTGAAGTTGGACCGCGCGACGGACTGCAAAACGAAAAGCAGCTCGTGCCGGCGGAAGACAAGATCCGTTTTATTCATAAACTGAAATCCTCGGGAATTCAAGAAATGGAGCTTACCTCGTTCGTCTCTCCCAAATGGGTGCCGCAGATGGGGGATGCTGAACAAGTGATCGAGCATTGCACCGATGACAGCACTCGAAATATCGTGCTCGTTCCGAACGGAAAAGGAGTAGAGCGCCTGCTTTCTTCCGGATGTAAGAACGCAGCTTTTTTTGTCGGTGTGAGTGATACGTTCAACCGAAAAAATATTAATAAAAGCACGAGAGAGAGCATGGATGAGCTTGCTCCGCTCATCAGAGACCTGAAACGGAAGGGCTTTTTTGTGCGGGCATGTATTTCGACGGCGTTTTATTGTCCGTATGAAGGAAAAATGGACGAACAGGCTGTCCTGAAACTATGTGAGGAATTTTCAGATCTGGGAGTAGATGAGCTCTCCGTCGCCGATACGATCGGGCTTGCTAATCCTCAGGAAGTTTATGACTTGTTTGCCCTGCTTAAGCATCATCTTCCTTCTGCCCTGCTAATCGCTGCCCATTTTCATGACACACGCGGCATGGCCCTGGCTAATATCTTTTCTGCCCTTCAGGCAGGTGTGGACCGCTTCGACACGTCCGCAGGGGGGCTTGGCGGCTGTCCGTTTGCTCCGGGAGCAACAGGAAATGTGGCAACAGAAGATACTGTTTACATGCTGAATCGTATGGGTATCTCGACCGGCATCCAGCTTGATCTTCTCCTTGAGGCTGTGGAGTTTATCTCTCCTTTTGTTTCCCGCGGCCTTCAAAGCAGGCAATACCTTCTCTCAAAACAGGAGAAGACGCCCCGGTAG
- a CDS encoding DedA family protein, protein MFEMIFHFLKELGAVGLFIGTALEASSIPFPGALVILIYGFLLKPNLIESLLLALAVSAVYTIFSYVPYMIGYKLESKMKEKFNEKKVEKTKKVFKKYGEWSIALSRPLGIGNYVSYAAGMSKVNRWKFGGLTFIGIFPLAVAMLFLGRLGEVKTVNHVLQASQSYILAGAGVLLVGFLLYKFVYKKRRAS, encoded by the coding sequence ATGTTTGAAATGATCTTTCATTTTTTAAAAGAGTTGGGAGCGGTCGGGCTATTTATCGGGACCGCCCTGGAGGCTTCCTCGATTCCTTTTCCCGGTGCGCTGGTCATTCTGATCTACGGATTTCTGCTGAAGCCAAACCTGATCGAGAGCTTGCTTCTGGCATTGGCAGTAAGTGCCGTATACACCATATTCAGCTATGTACCTTATATGATAGGTTATAAGCTTGAAAGCAAGATGAAAGAGAAGTTCAACGAGAAGAAAGTAGAGAAAACGAAGAAAGTGTTTAAAAAATACGGAGAGTGGAGCATTGCTCTTTCCCGGCCTTTGGGAATCGGAAATTATGTTTCCTACGCAGCAGGGATGAGCAAGGTCAATCGGTGGAAATTCGGCGGGCTGACCTTTATCGGCATCTTTCCTTTAGCAGTTGCCATGCTGTTTTTAGGCAGGCTGGGGGAAGTCAAGACCGTTAATCATGTGCTGCAGGCTTCACAGTCCTATATTCTTGCAGGGGCAGGAGTCCTACTGGTTGGTTTTTTACTGTATAAATTCGTTTATAAGAAAAGGAGGGCAAGCTAA
- a CDS encoding CoA transferase subunit A, with protein MKSIETSALHAIEEIKDGSTLMVGGFGLVGIPEKLILALVEKGTRDLTVISNNCGVDDWGLGLLLKNKQIRKMIGSYVGENKEFERQVLSGEIEVELIPQGTLAERIRAGGAGIPAFYTPAGVGTPIAEGKEVRTFNGKEYLLEKGLTADYSLIRAAHGDKAGNLIYNKTARNFNPMIAAAGKVTIAEVEELHEIGELDADSIHTPGIYVQKMIVAQQEKRIERLTVQS; from the coding sequence ATGAAATCTATAGAAACCAGTGCACTGCATGCGATTGAAGAGATTAAGGACGGATCAACGCTGATGGTCGGCGGATTCGGTCTCGTTGGAATTCCTGAAAAATTGATTCTGGCGCTCGTTGAAAAGGGAACCAGAGATTTAACCGTCATCTCCAATAACTGCGGCGTGGATGATTGGGGGCTTGGCTTGCTCCTGAAGAACAAGCAGATTAGAAAAATGATAGGTTCCTATGTGGGAGAAAACAAGGAGTTTGAGAGACAGGTGCTTTCCGGCGAGATTGAGGTCGAGCTGATTCCGCAAGGCACGCTTGCTGAACGGATCCGCGCGGGCGGTGCAGGTATTCCGGCCTTTTATACACCAGCCGGAGTCGGTACACCAATCGCGGAAGGAAAAGAAGTCCGTACATTCAATGGCAAAGAGTACCTTTTAGAAAAAGGGCTGACCGCAGATTATAGCCTGATTCGCGCGGCTCATGGGGACAAGGCCGGAAACTTGATCTACAACAAGACGGCAAGAAATTTTAATCCTATGATCGCAGCCGCAGGGAAAGTAACCATTGCTGAAGTGGAAGAGCTGCATGAAATAGGAGAATTGGACGCAGACAGTATTCATACACCGGGAATTTATGTGCAGAAGATGATTGTCGCACAGCAGGAAAAA
- a CDS encoding efflux RND transporter permease subunit, with translation MNWLTRFSLKNPVAVFIFSFLLILGGLFSFSSLKVDLLPNVEFPQITVQTTYPGASPQDVNKQVTDELEEKLKSLDNVKSVKSTSLESVSIINLEFPFSVNMDDIEDQINTITKEADLPDTVSIEVNRFSFGTIPIYNISLFPKNGDNIQPFVEKELVPELKKVQGINNVSVGGVKEDFVSIQVDQKKAQQMGLSLSSIKDAINSRFLSFPAGNVTSGDISVPVRVEEQLKTIKELKSLELPPSAGGPPSGASPGAKGQQQAPGGAAQGPGNSGKSGATAAAAAAQPQTVKLGDIASIKQSEDVNEITRYNLKRSLSMAVTKKQDANTVEVADSVMSILNKDKYKERIDYAIGFDQADGIKDSVNSLIKEGLFGALFASLAVLLFLRNVRATIIAIISIPLSLLISAIFLNQLGITLNIMTLGGMAVAVGRVVDDSIVVIENIFRRIRKSSGEYSRNELVIDSTKEILRAIVSSTLTTVVVFLPLGFVGGITGEFFLPFALTVVFALLASLLVAITIVPILAKFAFKKVKPENNDGPLQRAYSKVIRSSLNHKFIVLFVSVVLLAGSLFLSTKLGMVFLPNEEQKTVTANIELPASTTVEKTNDISLKVEKMLDSRNTVKEVTAGIGSRDFQSGLKRENVANYFINLKKGTSVNKEIKSLEKKIKSIVSEDSKDAVVSLQEAQSGGPPSNNEVNIDLYSKDLDALQKGAASVEKYMKSRDDLKYVSNNFKDTQRQWIVEIDTKKAAEAGVSGYSVLSIINDATKTASVGNFELNGKESDVRLTYDKKPDSLDQIKKLKVFGTKGPVALSEVAKIKDIDAVTAIQKLDGKVYAQVSAQVPGNNVQGVTQDVIKNVENKVDLPKNVSTEGGGGSEETVKTFKELGLAIAVAVGLVYLTMLVTFGRARIPFIILSSLIFVPVGAIGGLYLVDEPLSVSAMIGILMLIGIVTTNAIVLVDRIGQNRENKGMTIRVALLEAGKIRLRPILMTAFATIAALIPLSLTSSSGTLISKGLAVVVIGGLTTSTLLTLIIVPVLYELFFRKQAKREQRENQ, from the coding sequence ATGAATTGGTTGACCCGGTTTAGTTTAAAAAACCCTGTCGCAGTCTTTATTTTTTCATTTTTATTAATTCTCGGCGGCTTATTTTCTTTTAGTTCTTTAAAGGTTGATTTGCTTCCGAATGTAGAGTTTCCGCAAATCACCGTTCAAACGACTTATCCTGGTGCCTCTCCTCAGGATGTTAACAAACAGGTAACCGATGAACTGGAGGAAAAGCTGAAAAGCCTCGATAATGTGAAGTCTGTAAAAAGCACTTCACTTGAAAGCGTTTCGATCATCAACCTTGAATTTCCTTTTTCAGTAAACATGGATGATATCGAAGACCAGATCAACACGATTACTAAAGAAGCTGACCTTCCCGACACAGTGAGCATTGAGGTTAACCGCTTCTCATTCGGTACCATCCCGATCTACAATATCTCTTTATTCCCCAAGAACGGCGATAACATTCAGCCGTTCGTAGAAAAAGAACTGGTGCCCGAGCTGAAAAAAGTTCAGGGAATCAATAACGTTTCAGTCGGCGGAGTGAAGGAGGATTTCGTTTCCATTCAAGTCGACCAGAAAAAAGCGCAGCAGATGGGCCTTTCTCTAAGCTCCATCAAAGATGCGATCAACTCCCGCTTTCTTTCCTTCCCTGCCGGCAATGTCACTTCGGGTGATATATCCGTGCCTGTCCGTGTGGAGGAACAATTAAAAACCATTAAAGAGTTAAAATCACTTGAACTGCCGCCATCTGCCGGAGGGCCTCCATCCGGAGCTTCTCCCGGGGCAAAAGGACAGCAGCAGGCACCTGGGGGCGCAGCCCAAGGCCCTGGAAATTCCGGTAAAAGCGGAGCAACTGCTGCTGCAGCGGCTGCCCAGCCTCAAACGGTAAAGCTTGGGGATATCGCTTCCATCAAGCAATCAGAAGATGTGAATGAAATCACCCGTTACAACCTAAAACGGTCTCTGTCTATGGCCGTAACGAAAAAGCAGGATGCCAATACGGTCGAAGTGGCCGACAGCGTCATGTCCATCCTGAACAAAGATAAGTACAAAGAAAGAATAGATTACGCGATCGGTTTTGACCAGGCAGACGGCATCAAGGATTCTGTCAATTCCCTGATCAAAGAAGGGCTTTTCGGTGCTCTCTTCGCGTCATTGGCTGTTCTCTTGTTCTTAAGGAATGTGCGGGCGACCATTATTGCCATCATATCGATTCCGTTGTCTTTGCTTATCTCAGCAATCTTTTTGAATCAGCTGGGTATTACTCTGAACATCATGACCCTGGGCGGGATGGCAGTAGCCGTCGGCCGCGTTGTGGATGACAGTATCGTCGTCATCGAGAACATTTTCCGCCGTATTCGTAAAAGCAGTGGGGAATACTCTCGAAACGAACTTGTCATCGATTCAACGAAAGAAATATTAAGAGCGATCGTCTCGTCCACCCTGACAACCGTAGTTGTGTTCCTGCCGCTCGGTTTCGTCGGCGGTATAACAGGAGAGTTCTTCCTGCCGTTCGCCCTTACTGTCGTATTCGCTTTGTTGGCTTCCTTGCTGGTTGCCATCACCATAGTGCCAATCCTTGCTAAATTTGCTTTTAAAAAGGTAAAACCTGAAAACAATGATGGGCCATTGCAGAGAGCGTACAGCAAAGTCATCCGTTCCTCCCTGAACCATAAGTTCATCGTACTGTTTGTTTCTGTCGTTCTTCTTGCAGGATCCCTGTTCCTTTCAACAAAGCTTGGCATGGTATTCCTTCCAAATGAAGAGCAAAAGACCGTTACGGCCAATATTGAACTTCCAGCTTCTACAACGGTTGAAAAGACGAACGACATTTCATTGAAAGTCGAGAAAATGCTGGACAGCCGCAATACGGTGAAAGAAGTAACGGCAGGAATCGGAAGCCGAGATTTCCAATCCGGATTAAAACGCGAGAATGTGGCCAACTACTTTATTAACTTAAAAAAAGGCACAAGCGTTAACAAAGAGATCAAGTCGCTTGAGAAAAAAATCAAATCCATCGTCAGCGAAGACAGCAAGGATGCAGTCGTCAGCCTTCAGGAAGCTCAGTCTGGAGGACCGCCTTCCAATAATGAAGTAAACATCGACCTGTATTCCAAAGACCTGGATGCGCTCCAAAAAGGGGCTGCATCGGTAGAAAAATATATGAAGTCCCGTGATGACCTGAAATATGTCTCCAACAATTTCAAGGATACTCAGCGGCAGTGGATCGTAGAGATCGACACGAAAAAGGCGGCTGAAGCGGGAGTATCCGGCTATTCAGTGCTGAGCATTATCAATGACGCCACCAAGACTGCTTCTGTCGGAAATTTTGAACTGAACGGCAAAGAAAGTGATGTCCGCCTTACGTATGATAAAAAACCGGATTCACTGGATCAGATTAAAAAATTAAAAGTGTTTGGAACAAAAGGGCCGGTTGCTCTTTCTGAAGTAGCAAAAATTAAAGATATTGACGCTGTAACTGCCATTCAAAAGCTGGACGGCAAAGTGTATGCGCAAGTATCTGCCCAAGTACCTGGCAATAACGTCCAGGGGGTTACACAAGACGTTATTAAAAATGTAGAGAACAAAGTGGATCTGCCGAAGAATGTATCAACTGAAGGCGGTGGCGGAAGTGAAGAAACGGTGAAAACCTTTAAGGAGTTAGGTTTAGCCATCGCGGTTGCCGTGGGACTGGTTTACTTGACAATGCTGGTTACTTTCGGCCGTGCCCGGATTCCATTTATCATTCTTTCATCCCTGATTTTCGTTCCGGTCGGTGCCATCGGCGGCCTTTACCTTGTGGATGAGCCGCTTTCGGTCAGTGCCATGATCGGTATCCTGATGCTGATCGGTATTGTTACCACCAATGCCATTGTCCTTGTCGACAGGATTGGCCAAAACCGGGAAAATAAAGGTATGACCATTCGCGTGGCCTTGCTCGAAGCCGGAAAAATACGTCTTCGCCCGATATTGATGACCGCATTCGCAACGATTGCTGCCCTCATCCCGCTGTCATTGACTTCGTCTTCCGGAACGTTAATTTCAAAAGGACTTGCGGTCGTTGTGATCGGAGGTTTGACCACTTCCACCCTCCTGACCTTGATCATTGTTCCTGTTCTCTATGAACTCTTTTTCCGAAAACAGGCAAAGAGAGAGCAAAGAGAAAACCAATAA
- a CDS encoding acetyl-CoA C-acetyltransferase: protein MAIQDAVIVSAVRTPIGSFLGSLKDIPATELGAIVIKEALSRAGVSADEVSEVIMGNVLQAGLGQNPARQAAMKAGLPQRVSSMTINKVCGSGLKALHLASQAVMLGEAEVVVCGGMENMSAAPYLLNDARNGLRMGDGKLVDSMVHDGLWCAFNDYHMGITAENLCDAYGLNRQEMDQFAADSQQKCERAMEEGKFSDEIVTVEIPQRKGDPLLFSEDEYPKKGTTAEKLGKLRPAFKKDGTVTAGNASGINDGAAALVVVSRKKAEELGLTPLARIVANASAGVDPSIMGIGPVDATKKVLEKSGITLEDIDLIEANEAFAAQSLAVGKELQFSDEKLNVNGGAIALGHPIGASGARILVTLLHEMRRRENRYGLATLCIGGGQGVATIVENEKWQ from the coding sequence ATGGCAATACAAGATGCAGTGATTGTAAGCGCTGTCAGAACACCGATCGGCAGCTTCCTGGGAAGTTTGAAGGATATCCCCGCCACAGAGCTGGGAGCCATTGTAATTAAAGAAGCACTGTCGCGGGCAGGCGTTTCAGCGGATGAAGTGAGTGAAGTGATCATGGGGAATGTTCTTCAAGCGGGATTGGGCCAGAACCCGGCGCGCCAGGCGGCCATGAAAGCGGGACTGCCGCAGAGGGTTTCCAGTATGACGATCAACAAGGTCTGCGGTTCCGGACTGAAGGCTCTTCATTTAGCCAGCCAGGCGGTCATGCTCGGTGAAGCGGAAGTGGTCGTATGCGGCGGAATGGAAAATATGAGTGCGGCGCCATATCTTTTAAACGATGCAAGAAACGGATTGCGCATGGGAGACGGCAAGCTGGTTGATTCCATGGTTCATGACGGATTATGGTGTGCCTTTAATGATTACCATATGGGGATTACGGCTGAGAATCTCTGTGACGCCTATGGCTTGAACCGTCAGGAGATGGATCAGTTTGCAGCAGACAGCCAGCAGAAATGTGAAAGAGCCATGGAGGAAGGCAAATTTTCGGATGAGATCGTAACGGTTGAGATTCCGCAAAGAAAAGGAGATCCACTGCTGTTCTCAGAGGATGAATATCCGAAGAAAGGGACGACAGCCGAAAAGCTAGGTAAGCTGAGACCGGCATTTAAAAAGGACGGCACAGTAACAGCGGGAAATGCTTCGGGCATAAATGACGGCGCAGCTGCTCTTGTTGTTGTATCCAGAAAAAAAGCAGAAGAACTTGGCCTGACGCCTCTCGCAAGAATTGTAGCCAATGCAAGTGCAGGTGTTGATCCAAGCATAATGGGAATCGGCCCGGTAGATGCCACGAAAAAAGTGCTCGAAAAGTCAGGGATAACGCTTGAAGATATTGATTTGATCGAAGCGAACGAAGCGTTTGCGGCACAGTCGCTTGCTGTTGGAAAAGAGCTTCAGTTCTCAGATGAAAAATTGAATGTCAACGGAGGCGCAATCGCCCTTGGTCATCCGATTGGAGCAAGCGGCGCGAGAATCCTTGTGACCCTTCTGCACGAGATGAGAAGAAGAGAGAACCGGTACGGGCTTGCTACCCTTTGCATCGGCGGCGGCCAGGGAGTAGCTACAATCGTAGAAAATGAAAAATGGCAATAA